CCAGGCCGGCGCGGTTCGACTGCCTGAGGCACGTGTGTCGAGCATGATGTTCGTCGAAATGGACGGGCCGCCTAGGCTCGAAGGTCGGCCGCCGAAAACGTGCAATCAAACAGAATATTGCATCGATGCAAAGACAGTCTGCGGATTGTGCATCGTTGCCAGCACGGGTTGATCATCAGGCTACGGCGAGTGTGAGGCCAGGGGAGCCGTGACGGACTCCGTGGATGTGACAAATCCCAGGCGTTTTAGCCCATTCCTGAGTCTGTCCAATTGATCGGATCAGCGGAAACCGGATCCGGCGCGTAGGTGAGCGAGAATAGCGTTGTCCGCGTATGTCAACGTGATCGATGCAACCTATGGTTCCAACCGCGCTCCGAGTTGGGCCCAACGGCAACGTCAGCTTGTGCCACAAATGTGATACATCGTTGCAAGATCCCTTCCCTCTGCTATATTACGATATGTTAATACATGTCTCTGGCGCGTACGTAGGGGAAAGCCATGACGAAGCCGATTGCCGGTCGCAAACTCGAGCCGCTCATCCAGGGAGCATCATCATCCGTTTCGGACCTGTTGGCGTTGAGCGACGGTTCCTTCTTCGCGGTCCAGGTGCAATCCGGCAAGAGCGCGTCCGGACAGTCCGTCAAGCAGATCCTCGGGCAGATCGTCGACGCCGACGGCACTGCGCGGCCTGGCCACAAACCCTTCATCATCGCCGAGGAGAAAGCCCGTTCCGCAGCCTTCGCGGGGGCCGCTCAGCACGCCGACGGACGCATCGTGGCCACGTGGACCACGAGCGAGAAAGGGCATGTGCCGACTTTGAAGGCGCGCGCTTTGGATACTCACGGGATGGACTTCAGCCCGGTCATCCAGTTGGGTGAGGTTGATATTTCATCGCAGCCCACGGTCGAGCGCGCCTCTGCGGCCTTCGCGGATATCTATGCCGCTGCAAATTCCATCAGTTGGGTTGAAGAGGCTCCCATTGCGGGAAAGGTCTCGTCCGGATCACATCACGAGGACAGTGTGCGGGTCAGCCACGGCGAACCTAAGCTCGACCATGAAGGTCGCCTCCAAGCGCACATGGCGGCTTCGGATAAGGCGCAGGCCAGTGTTCCCTCGGAATTTGCAACGAGCGATGCCTCCGGCTCTGAGGGTGTCTTCAACCCCCAGTCGATCAGCAGCATCAGACTGAACGGCACCAATACTCAGGACAGAGGGTTCATTAACGAGATCGTCTACAACAATCAGCAAAATGTGAAGCTGGGCGACCTGAGCGTCTCGGGCCGGCTCGCGGGTCCAGCATCCTTTGCGGTTACGGGCACGCAGGCGCAGAATTTCGAGATCCGCTACGACCAAGCCGCAGACAAATGGTCTCTCTGGACCAAGACTGCAGCGTTCTTCGACTACGAGGCGCGGGTGGGCCAGCCGATCAATGTCACCATCGCCGCGGACGATGGAGATGGGCCTGTCCAGACGACGTTCACGTTCCGTCTGAGCAATGTCAGAGAGAATCCGCACACCCTGTCGATCAATAATAAGCAGGTTACAGAAAACCCACAACAAAATCAGATCATTGGTCGCTTGTCCGCAACCAATCCTGAGGGAACGACTTTATGGTGGTCGTTGGATCCCTCGTCAGCCAACGAAGGAGTCGAGCTGGGCCAGGATAGCCTCGGCTGGTTCCTGTTTGTCGCTAACCCGGGCAAGTTCGACTATGAAGCCCAGGTTCGCCATCCCGTGACGGTCTGGGCGAATGCGGCGTCGAGCGATAACAGCGGTGACGTGCATACCCCGCTCACGTTCGACATCGATGTGTTGAACGCGAACGAAGCTCCGCACATCGTCGGTCAAAACCAGAGCATCTCCGCCGAGACCGCAGTTCCCGTAAGGCCCTTCTCAACGTTCGTCTTGTCGGATCCAGATGTCGGCTCGCCCGGGTTCGACAGTTTCACGGTCAGTGTCAAGCTAGATACATGGAGCAAGGGTGTCCTCATCCCTGCGGCGGGAACGAAGGGGACCTATGACGCGTCACGCGGTGAATTCACCGTGACCGGGACACTCGCCGAGGTCACGGCAAGCATCCAACAACTGACTTTCGATCCTCGGGAGCGCTTGCTCGACGGAGTCAACGTAACGGAGACGACGACGTTCACCATCACCATGGTGGACGGTGGAGGTCTTCGCGCTCCTGAGACACCCGATGTTCAAGTGACGGCATCCCAATCGAACTATGCGCCCCAGGATATCGTGCTGACGAGCAGAGTACCGGGTCAGGATCCCTCGATTCCCGAGAACACGCAGAACAATGGTACGAACTACTTCGGGACTTTGAGCGCGACGGACCCGAACGCACCGGACAACGGTTCTCTGACATTTGCCATTACCGGAAATCCTCACAACTATTTTACGCTTGACGGCAACAAGCTCCGGCTGGCGGATAACACCGCACTGAACTACGAGGCGGATGATCTGCTGCTCCATAGGGACGGAGCGCTGCGCTGGTACGAAGTCACCGTCACCGCAACGGATCAGCATGGCAAGCCCTCCGCGCCGCAGATCGTGAACGTCTATGTCAGCAATGTGAACGAAGCCCCGACCACTCCGGCAGTCGCGAACCCACCTGGTGTCCTACTGGAGAATTCTCCCGGCGAAACCCCTGTCGTCAGGGTGTCCTCCGAGGATGTCGATCAAGGGGATACTGTCAGATACCGCTTTGTAGGAGGAGGACTAACAGATCCGAGCGGAAAATTCAAAATCGACCAAGTCACTGGTGAGATCAAGCTGGCACCAAATCCCAATATCAATTTCGAGGCGACTGCAGCAGAGGATCCATGGCTTCAACCTGCCGATGCTGCTCATGGCGGAAATCGGTATTATATTCTGCGGGTCGAAGCGTATGACAGGGCTGGGGCTTCCTCTCAAAGCACTGTTGAAATTCAGATCGGCAACGTCAACGAGGCGCCGAACGCACCAACGTGGAGCAATGGCTCGACGACTCTGCCGGCAGTTCAGGAAAACACGACTTTCTCAGCCCGGATTGGAGCCACCGATCCCGATGGCACGACGAACTTCACATACGAGTTCGACCAAGGCAGCGCCGCCAGTGCCAACGGCCGCTTCGCGATCGATCAGGGCACAGGCGTCGTCACCCTGGCACCGGGGCAAACTCTCGACTACGAATCCGCCACCAATGGCCAGTACAAGATTTACGTCCGGGTCAAGGATGGCAGTCTTTACAGTACTGTTCGGGAACTGACCATCAACGTCTCGGACGTGAACGAGGCTCCGACCGGAGTGGTCTTCAACGTCAACGTCATGAACGAGAATGCCGCGCCCAACTCGATCGTGGCTTCCGTCGACAGGGTTCTCGATCCCGACATCACGCCTGCGAACAGGGACTTCCGCTTCGCCCTGGTCACCGATGCGACCGGCAACACCGTCTATACCGGCACCGCCTTCCGCATCGATCCATTGACAGGGCAGATCAAAGTCGGCCCCGGCGGTCTTCCGGATGTTTCCACACCGCAGGACGTCAGGGTCTATGTGAAGATCACGGATCACGGAGGCAATGGCTTCTCCGTGGTGAGGGTCATGGATGTCACGGTCAATCCGTCGAATGTGAACTCGCCTCCCGGAACTCCGGCCGTCGTCAACGATTTCGTCGCTCCGCTGACCGAGAACAGTGGTGCGGTCGATACGGTCGCCACCGTGTTTTCGGGCGACGACAATGTCGGCGGCTCCCATGTGGAGTATGAGATCGCCACCAATCCAGGTGGCCTGTTCTCGATCAATCAACTGACCGGTGTCATCTCGTTCCGGGGTGGCGCTAACTACGAGGCGACCAATATCGGTCTTCTCACCGAGTTCCCCGGCACCGCGCAGGAGCGGAAATATTTCGAGGTGGTGGTCCAGGCCAGGGAGGTCGGGAACACGAACGGTCAGGTATCCGGTCAGAAGACGATCCAGGTCTATCTCAACGACGTGAACGAGGCGCCGACCGGCGTTTCGTTCGGCCCGGCGAATGTCGTCCGCGTCAACGGCAGGGCTGGCGACGATGTCACGACCGCGACGGCGCAGGATCCGGATACCGTCCATCCCGAATTCCAGGTCAACAAGTTCCGATTCAGCGATGCTCAGGACGGGTCGGACGGCTTGATCAGTGCGGATGGTCTGTTCAAGATCAACGCCAATTCGGGCCTGATCGAACTGAACCGCGATGCGACGGTTACCGACGCAGGCAATCATACTCTGAAGGTCGAGGCCTATGACGGGAACCTGGTGAGCCCGGTCGTCGATTACGTTGTTCGTGTCATTGGTGCGGACGAAAACCCACCGCCGGCGAACATTGCCTTCACGGACAACACCGTTCGCGAGAATTTGGCGCGAGGCAACATCATCGGCCGGTTCATTGCAACAGACACGGATGCGCTGACCTGGACCCTGGTCGACGATGCGGGAGGGCGCGTCGAGTTGGGCAGCAATGGCACGCTGCTTGTCAAGAACCAGACGAAGATCGACAGCGAACTCGCCCCCACTTTCGATGTCGTGGTCGATGTTTCCGACGGTACCAACACCGTGCGGTTTACGAAGACGCTTACGATTTTGAATCTGCAGAAGGAGACGGTGAACGGGCTGTCGACCAGTATCCCGGGGATCGGCATCGACGATTATCTCAGGGGAGGAGCCGGCGACGACACGCTGAACGGCAGTATCGGTAACGACACCCTGAGTGGAGGCGGTGGATCCGACCGCCTGAACGGAGGCGCAGGTGACGATGCATTCCGATTTGATGCGGCTATCACGAATCTGAACACGGACAAGATTGTCCAGTTCGACCTGAAGGATCCAGGAAATCCGGCCGTGAATGGTGACCGCATTGAATTGGCCCAGAGCCGTTTCACAGGGATCACGGCGGCTGACGTGGATAGTGGCATCTTGAAGGCCAGCGTCTTCCATGCAGGGACGCTCGCAACGGCGCAGGCGAACCACCGCATCGTCTACAATCAGGCGACAGGGGAGATCTGGTACGACCGGGATGGTTTCGGGGTAGGAGTGGCGGCCAACCTGATCGCCACGATCATCAGCACGACCAAGCCGGCTCTCACAAACGAGTACTTCCATCTCATCTAGCGCACGATGTGTCGAGGGCGGGCTTTACGGTTCGCTTTCATATGATATATAACATCGTATCATATGCCTGAGCCAAGTGCGGGGGCATTCAAGAATCAGATCCGAAAGGAATTCGTCATGGGCATCAATCTCGTTCTCGTCGCTGTGGCTAACAGCCCGTACCATAATTCAATTATCGATGCTGGTACGACCGCTCTCATCGATGAAAACATCCCAAACCAAACAAAAATCGCTGAAATCCAAGGTTTCGACGCGTTGCCGCCATCGGGAAGCTATCGCGTTTCGATCGTTGAGGATTATCTCGGACGCTTTACCGTCATTCAGGAGAATGACCGCTGGTATCTCGTTGGCGTCTCCCCTCAAGGTGTAAATAACTTCGACTTCGAAGATCCTGACTACGCGGGCGAATTTCCGGGCATTACATTCCAATTCCGCGATTCGACCGATACGAACGACACGGGAACTGTCTATCAACAGCTGGCCGTCGGTGTCCGGCTGAACGATATCGCTAACGAAACGCCGGCCAACCAGGCGCCGCCGAACCCGGCGACGGCCGTGAACGTCAACGAGGGCACGGCTGACGATCAGCTCGTGGCGACGCTGGCGCTCAAGGACGCTGACGACCAGACCATCGGCTACACCTTCCAGAACGCGCTCGCCGGCTCGAACGGGCTGATCAGCGCCGACGGCAAGTTCAAGATCGTCGGCAACCTGATCAAGACCAACGCCGAGGTGGCGGACGTGCAGGATGACACGCCGCTGACCTACGTGGTGGTGGCCAACGACGGCACGGGCGGCGCCAACGCGACCGCGACCGGTGACGTGGTGATCACCATCAAGAACGTTGCTCAGCCGCCGGCCAACCAGGCGCCGCCGAACCCGGCGACGGCCGTGAACGTCAACGAGGGCACGGCTGACGATCAGCTCGTGGCGACGCTGGCGCTCAAGGACGCTGACGACCAGACCATCGGCTACACCTTCCAGAACGCGCTCGCCGGCTCGAACGGGCTGATCAGCGCCGACGGCAAGTTCAAGATCGTCGGCAACCTGATCAAGACCAACGCCGAGGTGGCGGACGTGCAGGATGACACGCCGCTGACCTACGTGGTGGTGGCCAACGACGGCACGGGCGGCGCCAACGCGACCGCGACCGGTGACGTGGTGATCACCATCAAGAACGTTGCCCAGCCGCCGACCGGCCAGACGCTCGGTCTTGACGTGGTAGGGGACACCACCTTCCACGGCACGGATTCGGGTCCGAGCGTGTCTGCCTTCGGCGGTCTCGCGATCACCGGAAACGGCACGCTCACCCTCAAGATCGAGTTCAACAAGCTCGAAGGCGTTCTCGAAGGGATCGGCAACGCGCAGGTCGAGATCCAGGCCGGGCGCATCATCTACACCTTCACCGGCACGAAGGAGGCCCTCGAGGCCATTCTCGACAACGTGAAGTTCAACCCGTTCAACCGGGCGATGGCTTCCGACACGCCGGTGCCCACCGACTTCCTGATCACCCTGGACGACGGCGATCCGGACACCAACAATGCGGTCACCAACAACCAGATCGTCGTGGAGACCGAAATCCTCGGCAACCACGCGCCGGACGTGAGCGTTTCGGATGGCACCGGCGTGACCAGGATCGTCGATACCGGGCCGGATGTGCGTCCGCTGACGGGACTCAACCTTTTCGACGACGAGCATGATGCCCTGACGCTGAAGGTGAAGTTCCTCAAGGATCACGGCGACCTCGTGGTCCCTGAGGGGATCCAATGGACGAAGGCCGACGTCACAGACAACAACGGCAAGCATTACTGGGTCTACACCTTCACCGGTCTGGCTGCCGCCCTCGAAGTGATGATGGACGTGATCAAGTTCGACTCGGCCCCGGTACCGGCGGAAACCGCCCCCGGCACGGTACGGGTGACCGATTTCGAGATCACGGTCGATGACGGGGCCTTGGGCCGCGTGCAGCCGATCCAGCATGTCGAGGTCCACTCGGTGGCCAGCAAGGTGGGCCTCGCCAACGTCGTGGCGCCGCGCGAACTGGCGGCCGTGGGCGCCAAGGTCGGCGATCTCACGCCGAAGGATGCCCATGACAACGCCTTCTCGTACCAGATCGTGCTTGCCAACGGCACGCTCGCGGGTACCGACGGCCGGTTCAAGATCGGCGCCGACGGCAAGTCCATCGAGGTCGCCAACGGCTACCTCCTGGATTACGAGCAGGCGCGGAGCCATAAGCTCAAGCTCAAGGTTACGGTCGCCGACGGGGACAACGACCCGACCAACAACCTCTCGTTCCTGCAGGATGTCACCATCAACGTGGCGAATTGGGCTGCCGAGAGAACGAACGGTTCCGGCGCCAACGACTATTTCGTCGGCGGCACGGGCAAGGACACGCTCTATGGCGGCGCCGGCAACGACAAGCTCAACGGCGGCGCGGGCAATGACATCCTGAAGGGCGGAGCCGGCAAGGATATCTTCATCTTCAACACCAAGCCGACCACGAGCAATATCGACAAGATCGTGGACTTCTCGGCTCCCAACGACTCGTTCTGGCTCGAGAACAAGATCTTCTCCAAACTCGGCAGCGGGACCATGGCGAAGCCCGGCAAGCTGAAGAAGGACTTCTTCGTCAAGGGGGACCATGCCCTGGATCGTAACGATTACATCATCTACGACAGCAAGAAGGGTGTTCTCTACTACGACAAGGACGGCTCCGGCTCCGCCAAGGCGGTCGCATTCGCCACGGTCGGCAAGAACCTCAACATCACGGAAAAGGACTTCTTCGTGATCTAAAAGCCCTTTTCCGGCGAAGCGGCCCCGGTTCACCGTCGAACGCGGTGCGCACAGGGAAAAGAGCCGACGCCGCAATAGGTGAAACACAGCTCTATAGCGTCGGACGTGACATCGAACTCACGTCCGGCGCTTTACCATTTTGATCGTGAGCATCGTTCATGCGGCCCGAAGGGATCGTCCGTGGGCTGCCAAGGCCCTCGCCGTCATGGCCGGACTCGGTGCGGCCATCCACGCCTTCGGAACGTCGCGTCATAAAGACGTGTATGCCCGGCTGATACTACTCACAAACTGACTGCTGTTCCGACAAGAGGACAATGATGTCTTCGCGCTCTGAGATGACTGCTGCTTTGAAGGCAATCTTATTGCCCCAGCTAAAACAAATTGGATTTACAGCATCGGACGTGAAATCGAACGCACATCCGATGCTGTAAGTCACCGTTTTCGAGCATCTTTTCACGCAAAACCGGTCCCCACTTTTGCGTCCGATGCTCTAGTGGAGCATTCCCTAATTTGCGCCGAGAGCACAATGGGGTGGTCGAATTGATCACATTCCAGTCTGACCGACATGGTAGCGCGCTAATGGCAGAATTAGCGAAGTGCCACATGGCAGGGATCAATCACCCCACCCTGGGCCATATCCCAGCATCACAAGTTACAGCTCAGACCCGGCATCCCCTTTATCGCAAGCGTATAGGAGCTCCAGCATCTGGTCAGGAAGGCCTATGGTTTGATGTCTGTGATCAAGGAACGGAAGCAGCGGCTCAAGCAATATGGAGCTATCTCGCTGACGGCAATATCTGGAGCGATCTCTCACCAGACGGCAGTGAAGCGCCTTATCGATAATCGCATCAAATCAGTCTCATCTGACTTTTGAGACTTCGGTGCAGGTCCTGTGAGCAACCGGACCAGCCATCAGGAACTCCGAAGCCACTGCGGATCCAGTGTAAACTTTCGCCCATCACCAACTTCTTACCCATCTGCGGCCTTGGCCGTGTGCTGACGGCTCAGGGCCGGGCATGACGAGAATGATGCTTCCATTGTCGTACCGGATTGGACCTAACGGGCCCGGAGACGCTACCGGCTCTTTCAGCAGAACCGCTCGAGCCGGATGACCCGGCACGGCTCTCCCGCCTGGGCGGGCGGCGCGTGGGGCGGGCGGACGAGCAGGGCCTGCGAGCGCTCCAGGATGCTCAGCACGGACGAATCCTGGATCATGTGCGGCGTCGCCACCGGCAGCAGCATGCGTCCCGGGCCCTGGGACAGGGCGATCTCGAATTCCTCGCCGGCCAGGGAGGCGCGCATGTAGTCCTGCCTCGGGCCGTTGGCGGGCAGGTCCGCGCCGAGAACGGCGTCTTCCGCCGGATCCGCGTCCGGCTGGGCATCGCCGAGCAGGGCGCGAATGGCCGGAATGAGGAAGAGGACCGTGCAGACGAGGGTGGAAACCGGGTTGCCGGGAAGTCCCAGCAGAAGCATCTCCCCGAGCTTGCCGTGCATCAGAGGCTTGCCCGGGCGAAGGGCCACGCGCCAGAAGCCGAGCTCCATTCCCTGGCGCTGCAGCGCCTTCTGGACGAGATCGTGCTCGCCCACGGATGCGCCTCCGAGCGTCACGAGAATGTCG
This window of the Microvirga sp. TS319 genome carries:
- a CDS encoding cadherin domain-containing protein encodes the protein MKARALDTHGMDFSPVIQLGEVDISSQPTVERASAAFADIYAAANSISWVEEAPIAGKVSSGSHHEDSVRVSHGEPKLDHEGRLQAHMAASDKAQASVPSEFATSDASGSEGVFNPQSISSIRLNGTNTQDRGFINEIVYNNQQNVKLGDLSVSGRLAGPASFAVTGTQAQNFEIRYDQAADKWSLWTKTAAFFDYEARVGQPINVTIAADDGDGPVQTTFTFRLSNVRENPHTLSINNKQVTENPQQNQIIGRLSATNPEGTTLWWSLDPSSANEGVELGQDSLGWFLFVANPGKFDYEAQVRHPVTVWANAASSDNSGDVHTPLTFDIDVLNANEAPHIVGQNQSISAETAVPVRPFSTFVLSDPDVGSPGFDSFTVSVKLDTWSKGVLIPAAGTKGTYDASRGEFTVTGTLAEVTASIQQLTFDPRERLLDGVNVTETTTFTITMVDGGGLRAPETPDVQVTASQSNYAPQDIVLTSRVPGQDPSIPENTQNNGTNYFGTLSATDPNAPDNGSLTFAITGNPHNYFTLDGNKLRLADNTALNYEADDLLLHRDGALRWYEVTVTATDQHGKPSAPQIVNVYVSNVNEAPTTPAVANPPGVLLENSPGETPVVRVSSEDVDQGDTVRYRFVGGGLTDPSGKFKIDQVTGEIKLAPNPNINFEATAAEDPWLQPADAAHGGNRYYILRVEAYDRAGASSQSTVEIQIGNVNEAPNAPTWSNGSTTLPAVQENTTFSARIGATDPDGTTNFTYEFDQGSAASANGRFAIDQGTGVVTLAPGQTLDYESATNGQYKIYVRVKDGSLYSTVRELTINVSDVNEAPTGVVFNVNVMNENAAPNSIVASVDRVLDPDITPANRDFRFALVTDATGNTVYTGTAFRIDPLTGQIKVGPGGLPDVSTPQDVRVYVKITDHGGNGFSVVRVMDVTVNPSNVNSPPGTPAVVNDFVAPLTENSGAVDTVATVFSGDDNVGGSHVEYEIATNPGGLFSINQLTGVISFRGGANYEATNIGLLTEFPGTAQERKYFEVVVQAREVGNTNGQVSGQKTIQVYLNDVNEAPTGVSFGPANVVRVNGRAGDDVTTATAQDPDTVHPEFQVNKFRFSDAQDGSDGLISADGLFKINANSGLIELNRDATVTDAGNHTLKVEAYDGNLVSPVVDYVVRVIGADENPPPANIAFTDNTVRENLARGNIIGRFIATDTDALTWTLVDDAGGRVELGSNGTLLVKNQTKIDSELAPTFDVVVDVSDGTNTVRFTKTLTILNLQKETVNGLSTSIPGIGIDDYLRGGAGDDTLNGSIGNDTLSGGGGSDRLNGGAGDDAFRFDAAITNLNTDKIVQFDLKDPGNPAVNGDRIELAQSRFTGITAADVDSGILKASVFHAGTLATAQANHRIVYNQATGEIWYDRDGFGVGVAANLIATIISTTKPALTNEYFHLI
- a CDS encoding DUF4304 domain-containing protein, producing the protein MFSRKTGPHFCVRCSSGAFPNLRREHNGVVELITFQSDRHGSALMAELAKCHMAGINHPTLGHIPASQVTAQTRHPLYRKRIGAPASGQEGLWFDVCDQGTEAAAQAIWSYLADGNIWSDLSPDGSEAPYR